CCATTCTGCCACTCTCTGTGTCTTCTTgttttgctgctgctgcttttCTATTAATCTATCGCACTCGGCTTTAGTTCAAGAACAGCCACTGGTTCTGAAATACCATAACGGAGTTCTTTTAAAAGGAAACGTCACCGTTAATCTCATTTGGTACGGTCGTTTTACACCAACCCAACGCTCAATAATCACCGATCTCATAACCTCGTTGAGCTCCAGTAAATCTCCGTTACCTTCCGCGTCATCCTGGTGGAAAACAACTGAGAAGTACCGTGGAGGTTCATGCAGTCTCAAAGTAGGTCATCAAATCCTTCACGAGCAATACACTTTAGGGAAAACCTTGAAGACTTATCATCTACTCGCTTTAGCTTCAAAAGTTAATTTTGCCATGAACTCGATCAACGTTGTTTTGACGTCAGACGACGTCGTTGTCGACGGTTTTTGCATGAGTAGGTGCGGTACTCACGGGTCTTCTCGCGGGTCGGTGAAAGGTACTTATATTTGGGTCGGTAACTCCGTAACTCAGTGTCCGGGTCAATGTGCTTGGCCTTTCCATCAACCTATTTATGGCCCACAGACTCCGCCGTTAGCTGCACCTAACGGAGACGTTGGAATCGACGGtatgattataaatttatctactCTGTTAGCTAACACCGTTACAAATCCGTTCAACAGCGGGTATTTTCAAGGTCCTGCTACTGCCCCACTCGAGGCGGTTTCAGCCTGCACTGGGAAATTCGGGTCGGGTTCTTACCCAGGATATCCAGGTCGGGTTCTGGTGTACAAGGTGACGGGGGCAAGTTATAATGCGCATGGTGTTAATGGAAGGAAGTATTTATTACCGGCTATGTGGGATCCACAAACAAGTGCTTGTAAAACGTTGGTGTGATTATGACACGTGGCGTGGGGAATGTTAAAGATGGAGACGTGGTAAAAATCTGTGTATTGTGATGTAGATATATCTATATAAGAGGGGGCGGGTACTGGGAAATGGGAAGGGAtagctttcttttttttggatttttatttttgtacgTTATGCTTTGATGCGGTTGTCGTTTTGCTTGATgtataaatttgaaagaaaaaaagtgaaGGAAATgggttaaattatataataataaagaatttagTATAAATAAAGTGAgattgtctttttttttttttttttaaagaagaaaattataattattattagggGTTAAGTGGGGGTGCTGGGGGCTGGGAGACCATAATGTGGCTGCTTTAGTGGGGAATGATAAGGTGTATTTTGATTAGTGAAGATTGGGGACCATTGAGTTTCAGAGTTGAGACTCAGAAGAAGTAATGATGGAATGAAGATAAGATTGAAGcacatttcttttctttggattttaataatattgggaaatgttaaaaagaaaaggttctTGTTTGATTGTATTTGTAGGTCAGCTTGTGAATCTTGCTGTAGAAGCAAAGATATAACAAATTATGCATATCAGCACATTCTTTATGTGCAatgaaatcttttttttttttttatgtttcttgtttttgctttttcAACGCATATTACAAAGTTCAAGGCTCAAAGGGCAAAGTTCCTGAGCGCAAACCAAATCCAGAGAAACAAGCATTCATGAACAAGACAAGACAACTGGGTAcagaaatttgaaaatgaaacaaaggaaaaaatgaaagaatattGGATAAAACTATAAACAGAAAGGAATCATAAAAGATTAAGCATATGTTAATGGACATGCAGCAAGATATACTATGGTTGTTCTGATCAATGGAACACAACAATCTCACCATCACTTGACACTTTTACACCGACCCAGTAATGCAGTTGTCCTATGAGCTAATAGCAAATAGATGAAATTTACTAATGTTTTGAGTTCGAGTCTTATTCTCTagatttactaaaattttgaattcgGATCTTTATAAAACCACTTCCCATGTATACCTTATCGACCAATCTTTATAACAAAGCCATGATCCGCTCAAGGaatgattctaattttttgaaatcttAAGCTGGATGTGCAGCATTCCTAATGATTTGCAGAAACTACTTCATCTGGATGTATTCAATCCCTGACAGGTAATGATATTTAGAGTATCATCCTGAccccaaaaaagaaagaaaaaaggatcAAAATGATCATAAGATCGTTACTTGTAGAAACATGACTTCCTACTTTCTGTCAATATATGGTTTGTGAAAGCATACATAAAAGGGAAAACACATGGACAAAAGGACTCGTTCACaaggatgtttttatttttctaataagaaTTCACAATGAATTAGACAATAAAACGTATGCGTTGGACTGGatattaaaaaagagagaaagaaaaagacaatgaAAAGTTAACAAATGACATAATAAAATGCAGTCATATGTCTGAATTGTAACGTAAATGAAACTCAGCTTTTGTgacttcaatttctttctaaacgtaaaaacaaacaaaagcaagttgaagatgaataaattaagAGATTGGTGCAGTGAGTCATACCCAAAATTGTCTTAGCTAAATGATTACAACTAAAGCCATTAATATGCAATACAGTTGCAACCCAGTCACATAAAGTCATAAAAACCTCATCATCTTCTGTGTAGacttgatatattaattaacctttccatttccatttctctttgttttattGTCCTATACAAGGAAAAATGAACTTTTGGATCACACTCACCACATCTATAATACATTATTTGAAGGAGTATGTATATGTATTTGtaatttcttcaatttctaAAAGTTTTTCATActgataataatattgattatcttttatattggTTATTGGattctaaatatataacaataatatatatatatatatatatatatatatatatatattgtttgatcatttgtaattggtttaacattatttttattaagaaaaaagtcCATTCTGTAAGAGAAGAGAATGAAAATATTTCACGATTTcagaataatttttactaattgaaCACTAATAACAACCAGACACTAACATCAAGAATCACTCATTAtgtactaataataatttttagaataaaattatttatttttaacaaaattgatGGAAGTTTgatttataagttatattttataaatctcaTTCCAACTCAGGTAAGCCCAAGCTAGTCAAAGCTGGACTGGACTTGATTCCTAAATTGACAAATTCTCATGGATTCAATAGTAAGGAGAAGCTATtctaggaaaaagaaaaaaaataaaaaggtaagTTGTtcaggaagaagaaagatatGCTCAGGATTTGAccaaaagatttaaaattctaatcaCCAGGAAACCCTTGCCTTTGAACATTTTCTA
The nucleotide sequence above comes from Ricinus communis isolate WT05 ecotype wild-type chromosome 6, ASM1957865v1, whole genome shotgun sequence. Encoded proteins:
- the LOC8282992 gene encoding protein EXORDIUM-like 2; amino-acid sequence: MASIYHSATLCVFLFCCCCFSINLSHSALVQEQPLVLKYHNGVLLKGNVTVNLIWYGRFTPTQRSIITDLITSLSSSKSPLPSASSWWKTTEKYRGGSCSLKVGHQILHEQYTLGKTLKTYHLLALASKVNFAMNSINVVLTSDDVVVDGFCMSRCGTHGSSRGSVKGTYIWVGNSVTQCPGQCAWPFHQPIYGPQTPPLAAPNGDVGIDGMIINLSTLLANTVTNPFNSGYFQGPATAPLEAVSACTGKFGSGSYPGYPGRVLVYKVTGASYNAHGVNGRKYLLPAMWDPQTSACKTLV